One Pomacea canaliculata isolate SZHN2017 linkage group LG9, ASM307304v1, whole genome shotgun sequence DNA segment encodes these proteins:
- the LOC112572576 gene encoding S-crystallin 4-like translates to MDAIKLVYFHLRGRAEMIRLMLEAAGQEYEEERVQFGDWLQRKPDAPFGSLPYIEYQGKRYGQSIAIATFIAKQLGFYGKTNLDALRIDEISWLWEDQLTSNLTGSRWAKDEKVKAEHRRKTLEEDLPKFFGFYERLLGENNGNGHFVGDSFSLADFYVFDMTDNILALKEDALKEYPLLQKLRDNVTSDPKVKAYLARRPPTGW, encoded by the exons ATGGATGCCATCAAGCTTGTCTACTTCCACCTCCGGGGTCGCGCTGAGATGATCCGTTTGATGCTGGAGGCAGCCGGCCAGGAGTACGAGGAGGAGCGCGTGCAGTTCGGAGACTGGCTTCAGCGGAAACCCG ATGCCCCCTTCGGCAGCTTGCCGTACATTGAGTATCAAGGCAAACGCTACGGACAGAGCATTGCCATCGCCACCTTCATCGCCAAGCAGCTGG GGTTTTACGGCAAGACCAACCTGGATGCCCTGCGCATAGACGAGATCTCGTGGTTGTGGGAGGATCAGCTCACCTCAAACCTCACCGGTTCTCGCTGGGCCAAGGACGAAAAAGTTAAG GCGGAGCACCGGAGAAAGACGCTGGAGGAAGACTTGCCCAAGTTCTTTGGCTTCTACGAGAGGTTGCTGGGAGAAAATAATGGCAATGGCCACTTTGTGGGCGACTCG tttTCGCTGGCGGACTTTTATGTTTTTGACATGACGGACAACATCCTGGCACTCAAGGAAGACGCCCTCAAAGAGTATCCGCTCCTGCAGAAGCTACGCGATaacgtgacctctgaccctaaGGTCAAAGCCTACTTAGCTCGCAGGCCGCCGACCGGTTGGTAA
- the LOC112572549 gene encoding LOW QUALITY PROTEIN: glutathione S-transferase-like (The sequence of the model RefSeq protein was modified relative to this genomic sequence to represent the inferred CDS: inserted 1 base in 1 codon; deleted 1 base in 1 codon): MAALSGLKLVYFDLRARGEPIRLALAAGGVQWEDVRIPMDKWKEEKKKTPFGQLPYIEYKGKHYSQSVAIVNFVGKELGLHGKTNLESLRVDETIGLSTDLLNAIFRAKFDSKSRKKDEAYKKLSEEEIPKYLSFLQRLLKENGGNGFFVSNSLTVADLFVYXCLDSVLVEFPDAEESFPPEVKKLRTNVEANPRVKSYLASRKSVPF; encoded by the exons ATGGCTGCTTTATCGGGTTTAAAACTGGTTTACTTTGATCTTCGCGCACGGGGCGAGCCAATCAGGTTGGCTTTGGCCGCGGGAGGCGTCCAGTGGGAGGACGTTCGAATCCCGATGGATAAgtggaaggaggagaaaaaga AAACTCCTTTCGGACAGCTTCCGTACATAGAGTACAAGGGCAAACATTACTCACAAAGCGTTGCCATCGTCAACTTTGTGGGCAAAGAACTCG GTTTGCATGGGAAAACCAACCTCGAAAGCCTGCGTGTGGACGAGACTATCGGCCTGTCTACAGACCTCCTGAATGCCATATTTAGAGCGAAATTCGACTCCAAATCGAGA AAGAAG GATGAGGCGTACAAAAAACTTTCCGAAGAAGAAATTCCAAAGTATCTAAGTTTCCTCCAGAGATTGCTGAAAGAAAATGGAGGCAACGGTTTCTTCGTGAGCAACTCC CTGACAGTAGCTGACCTCTTCGTGT AGTGTTTGGACTCCGTGCTGGTAGAATTTCCAGACGCTGAGGAATCCTTTCCCCCGGAAGTGAAGAAGCTTCGAACCAACGTGGAAGCCAATCCTCGAGTCAAGTCCTATTTGGCCAGCAGGAAGTCTGTCCCTTTCTGA
- the LOC112572548 gene encoding probable glutathione S-transferase 6 encodes MADLKFVYFNLQARGEPVRLILAAAGQKYKDVRLSFLDWPKEMSKAPYGQLPYAVYNGKPYGQTVALANFFARKFGLYGKTDVQNLRVDEAVALSGDFINIIYNAKSAKDDLKKEELNTKLFEVDAPKFLGYFQTMLKENGDTGYLVGDSLTQADLFLYNVLDALIFEKSDAASIFPPEIAKLREQVENLPGLKEYIASRPKVKF; translated from the exons ATGGCGGACCTCAAGTTCGTGTACTTCAACCTGCAGGCCCGGGGGGAACCTGTGCGACTGATCCTAGCAGCCGCCGGACAGAAGTACAAGGACGTCCGCCTCTCCTTCCTGGACTGGCCTAAAGAGATGTCCA AGGCACCATACGGGCAACTTCCTTACGCGGTGTACAACGGAAAACCTTACGGCCAGACGGTGGCTTTGGCGAACTTTTTCGCCAGGAAGTTTG GCTTGTATGGGAAAACTGATGTACAGAACCTTCGTGTTGACGAGGCTGTGGCTCTGTCGGGGGACTTTATCAACATTATATACAACGCCAAGTCTGCGAAGGACGACCTCAAGAAG GAAGAACTGAACACGAAGCTATTTGAAGTGGACGCACCAAAGTTTCTGGGATACTTTCAGACGATGCTCAAGGAAAACGGAGACACTGGTTATCTCGTGGGGGATTCG CTGACACAGGCCGATCTGTTCCTCTACAATGTCCTTGACGCTCTCATCTTTGAGAAGTCTGACGCCGCCTCCATCTTCCCACCGGAAATAGCCAAGCTGCGCGAGCAGGTGGAAAATCTTCCCGGACTGAAGGAGTATATAGCCTCCAGGCCAAAAGTGAAGTTCTAG